Below is a genomic region from Raphanus sativus cultivar WK10039 unplaced genomic scaffold, ASM80110v3 Scaffold1468, whole genome shotgun sequence.
TCCTCCTATATGATAGTTGAAGATAGGATTTTGGAGAGATCAGAATCTATGACCAACCCAGTGGAGCCTCCACCTCTAGCTGTTTCCCCTGAGAatcgtgaagaagaagaagaagcatgtGTAAAGAGGGGCTTGACGTTTGAGGAGAAGCAGAGACTTAGTGAAGATCTTCAGGATTTGCCTTTCGAGAAGCTAGAGGCAGTTGTTCAGATTATAAAGAAGAGGAACACGGAACTCACTCAACAAGACGATGAGATTGAGTTGGATATTGATAGTCTTGATATCCAGACGCTTTGGGAGCTTTACAGATTTGTGACTTGAATATAACGAGAGCTTGATTAAGAAAAGTGTCCAAGACCGGTGAGAGCAAATGACTAATTGCTAGTCACTTTCCTTGCTTTTTACCGTATTAACTGGTACCTAGACatatcttgttttttctttcatgGTCACAGACCACTCTATTTACTGGCCCTGAATCGCCAAAAGTTGCAGAATTAGGTGAGGTTTTTGTTCATGAGTACTGTATTAATCTTTTAGCCCCACTGCACTTTACTTTTTCATTGACATTTTAGGACATGTGGCTTCTCCAGTTCGGCAAGAAGTAAATGCTGGTGGATCAAGTAGCTCTAAGAGTTCTAGTAGTGGATCAGGCTCGTGTTCTAGTGGTATATGTTGAGAGACTTCTTCTCCCTTGTCAGCACCACATCTCCATACAAGCTTACTTGCATTCCTTTCCCTATGCAGATTCTGACAGTGACAGCTCACAGCATGGAAAGTATTTAGCATAGGTGGTAGCCATTGTATTgtctttttcaaacttttgtaTTCAGCTCTCTCAACATAGCAAAGCTTGGTGGCCTTTTTGTAACTTTTCCCACATCGGATTGCTTATGTATTTGAGTTTTTGTTAACTGTACAGAAATgtgaaaaaaatcttaaatgttttgtttcaggTTTGTCATTATGTATTAATTGTTTTCTGGTCTCTTGTTTGTGACTAGATGAAGATAACAGAGAATGTTTGATGCCAAAGAAACAAAAGATAACCGATATCCAAACAGAAGTTTAACATAAAAGCAGATCTCAGAATATAAGAAAGACCGAATAACATCCAAACAAAGTTCAACGCAGAAACAAGAACAAAGTTCAACATAAAAGCAGAAATCAGAAGACCTAGAGCGACTCATCCACCATAAAGTAACCGGCCATGCAATGGAAGGTCTGCGTATGTGCCTCTCAGCGCATGCATCCCAACAGGGTCGTCCTCCTGGGGGTACTGTAGTAGaaataataatctataaattcgAGGTGAGAAAGTTCTACATGTGTAACGAAGAAGTGAATACAAGTTGTTTTATACTACATCTAGAAAAACAAGTTTATCAAATGACACTAAATGATTATAGTCAACAACTTTATATTTGTACAAGTTTTATATTATCTTCACAGAATAAGTTATTATTGATTTGTACAATTTttacatattcaaaataatgaacttttgTAATTCgattatgaaaaatatgaagTTGAAGAATAACATAAATGAAAATTGAAGATGGCCGAACATTCAACTTCTGTAATTCTAGAACcaatcaaatttatttaaaaactatacaCTACACAATATTTTTCTAACagctacaaaaaaaattccaaatatatggaaaattttaaattggttGAAGAAACTTTTATATCgaattaaaatcaaattagCTAGTAGATACTTCCTTCTCATGTGTTCATCAAATGCCGGAAATTGTTGATGGTCTTATCAAACAAcaatctaaaactaaaaatttacatTGTGGTTGTTATATCTTGGTTCTTGGACATGAGCTcaattcaatttatttttggttagatgtctttaaaagaaaatttactaAATAGTTATTTACATAActgatatattattaatacaCAGATTATTaagttacaaaacataaaaattaacatgctaaatatttttatatggatactatatataaatatatacttttagaaattttaattctTAAACAAAAGCATACATACTTTGAATTGGTCAATCAAATCCAATGTGAGTTTAATTCTATCCTGTAGGAGTAATCACCTATaacattttattcattttattagcatgttctaaaataattaaatgtaaaaaattatGTGTATTGTATAGATTTCTACTCTTAGATAGAATCAAACTTCATACCCCCCAAATGGTTCTGAATGTTCTCTTTGAGTGTTTTAATGTGCTTCAGTTTTAAAAttcattgtaactcatacatatGTGTATAAATGTTTCTAAAGGAATGATCTCATTCCACGTGGAAGAGATGACCAAAGAGTGGCAAGGGTCTGGCGATGATCTGCATTGGCAGATTGTATGGATTAGATCCCATTCTATATTGTCCCActccaattttattttatgtttgtttaagTTCCATTCACATTTGATGATGATACAACCTGGTCTATGACTCTATGTAGTGGGCCAATTACTAACATCCTGTTTAATTTCAGTGACTAATTGTGCTACGAATTTTCTTATCTTTCTGATATTCCTATCAGGAGAACCGGGAAACCTCATACGTCAGTCACTCTGCTATCGAACAGCCTCACAAGTGAATCAAGTTAGAAGCTCTTCTTACCATTCCCAGTCTCAACTGATTCATCCGTATAGGCTTCAGTGTGATCTCCCTCTTACTCTtacaaaattttcaagcttTGGTTCCACTTGAGATTCACATGGAGAGTTTgtttgaagatgatgataatgattTGAACTGAAACTCATCATGTAAACGAAGCTTTCCAAAAAGTACATGACGAACATTGACTACTAATACCAAACAAACAtcaattttttgtttccttctcATTACATAAATGGTGCCAATACAATACAATACATTACAAGAGTATGCATTGCCACAGAACATGCAAATGCATACACAGTTTCCTGCGCAAAACAAAAGCCATCACATCACACCCTCTTTGTATTCTTTGCCCtgtaatctatcttattaaaatataaacattctgttggacctaacatttattttgtaaatttttaaattaaatacacttttatactttatagttaaacctacattaaatcactaatgtttctttctttatactactatccatgtttccaaacaatatacttatttctttatactactatcaatgtttctaaacaatatatttttatatactactattaatgtttccaaacaatacaataattaatcttatttattttatatctatcattttctctttaaaattgtGTACaaatgtcataatttcataaattgcaaaataatgaactttaaaatttggattataagattacaaattatgaaaactattacaatttaaatccaattagattacatatcagtcatccatcagttcaatcggttagtctcagattttactgatttttttttaatatgaatattttagaaacctaaattgaattgtcagatttccggattaaccggtataatcacaatcaggttgaatttaaaaacactgatttaaatgcaaaaatattttaaatacacactctttaaaaattaccaaaatatttgttaagttattagtgaaatttttcatcgtaaaatattccgcgcttccaaagcgcggatcaaagtCTACTAACTTGTAAATTGTAATCGTAGCATTCAtctacaaaaatattaaaaataaaaataaatataacttccTGTTTTTGTTTATGCGGGTTacctaaaagaaaaatagaagtaAGTTTAGAGATTAACAAAATCTATTATACCCGACCTAAGCCTAAATTAGAGCAAAGTACAAAAAAACcttaatcaaaaacaaaacgtCCCAAAGAGAGAGGGCACGTCGTTGACCAAAAACCAAAAcaggatgatgaagaagaagaagaagtcatcATCAGAGTCTCTTCCTCCGTCGTTTCTGTCGTTACCGTACGACATCGTCTTCAACACTCTGGCTAGGATCTCTCGGACCAATTATCCAATCCTGTCTCTTGTCTCCAAGAGATTCCGTTCACTCTTGGCTTCGCCTGACCTCGACGCCGCACGATCACTCGTCGGAAGACCCGAGAAGTACCTCCACGTCTGCTTAAacctcaacaacaacaacaacaacaaccctAACCCTAGCTGGTTCATACTTTCCCAACGTAAGTTGATACCAACCCCTTCGTTTCCTTACCGACATCTCAAGTCCTCGAGTGTTGTCTCAACTGGCACTGAGACCTACGTAATAGGCGGTGGACTCGTGGTGAACGGAAGCAAGAAAAGAAGCGAAAGAGTGTTTCTAATCGACTGTAAAACCCATCAGTGGCGTAAACTCCCCAACATGCGTCTTCCTCGAAAAGAAGCAGTCGTTGAGGTGATGGACGGTAAGATATTTGTGATTGGAGGCTGCAGCGGCAAGTACTCTACCAAAGACGAGAATTACGGAGAGGTTTACGACCCAAATACACAAACTTGGGAGCCCACAAGTGCCACAACACTCGATCTACCCAATCACACCAAACAACAACATGACACGAGGTATCTCAGATGTAAAAAAGGTTCTTACAGTTCCATGATTTGCTTCGTAGCCTCAGATTATTTCAGTTCCACCAGGCCGTCCTCGGTAGAGACAGAGAATAATTTGTGGTTGGGAGCAATAGTTCGCAATGGTGAACTACGCTGCGGTGTCTGGTTTCGGTGGAGTAAAGTTGTGGGACTTGAAGCAATATCCTCTAATTATCTTATTTCGGTGACGAACTCTTGCCACGACAAGAGTGTTGTAGTTTGGTGGAAGACTAATTATGCCGAGGAGTGTAAAACTGAGATTTGGTGTGCACAGATTTTGATTGAGATCTGCGATCCCATGAAGATTCGAGGATTCATAGAGTGGTCTCAGAGTGTGTTTACCTTCCAGGGATGTCATGATTCTGATGAACTCCTTTTGCACTCTGCTTTAGTAACCCATGATTTTTGAGTGAATGTCAGTTTCTATGGATTTATTTAGTGATTTAAATTCTAACAAAAGATATAATTTGATTCATGATAAGGATTGGAACAACTTTTCCAAGAGTATACATTACATCCTTGCATCTTGCAGTAAGAGACTAATACTATGTCATAAATTTGCAAATAAGAATACTGAGAAAAATGCTTTGTTGACCATCTATGTGTATAGACTCGAAAACCATATAGCTAGCTttgaatgtatatatatatatatatatatatgcttgtGGTTTTTAAGGATGGGGCTACAAGGCTATTTATCTATACCTTGATCATGACTTGTAATGATATTGATTCCGGTCTTGGTAGATTTGGTACAAAGTCAACCTCAGATAACTTTAAGGCATGTTGTGACTCCTTTGCATTTATTCTGAAAGGATGATCTTAACTGAGTTTAGTTCTCTTTGCTCAgaagaaatacaaataaaagtaaacaacCAGATAGTTGTCGATAATTTGATTCTTCAAGGGTAAGAGGTGTGGGAAAAGACTGGAGAGAAGCTGACATTGTAAACAGAGCTCCTCCTCTCTTTGTCAGTTGTCACATGAAACAATTACTTGAGAATATTACACAGATCGCGTTTTATTTTCCTACAACTATGCCATCTTTCCTGATTCTAGCGAAAAGCTTTTAGTGTTTGGTGTTTAAAAACAGGCAGCCAACTCGTGAAGATAAAAGTATTTCCTGATCCAAAGAGGTTCCTCAACTGATTACTCTTACAAAATTTACAAGCTTAAAAGCTTTGTTTCCACTAGAGATTCCATCAAGAGTTTgtttgaagatgatgataatgatgtgAACAGCAAACAGTGGAATCTGGTTACTCCCTCATTAAGGAACAAAAACTCATCATGTAAACGAAGCTTTCCAAGGAGTAGTACATGAAGAACATTGACTACTAATACTAAACAAACAtcaattttttgtttccttctcATTCTTGAAGTCTACGGATAAGTTGTTACAAcaagttttaaaacataactaaatCCTCTAGAGTTTAATTTTACCAAACCCACAGAGCATGGAAACTACAGCCGATATGGTGCCAATACAATACAATACATTACAAGTGTATGCATTGCCACAGAACATGCAAATGCATACACAGTTTCCTGCGCACAACAAAAGCCATCACACCCTCTTTGTTACTCTCTGCCCTGTAAAACAAACAGAAATGGTTTCAGACCATTAGTGTCAGAATCATATCTAAAAGTACAAAGAAAGGTGGGAGATCAAGGGTTTACAGTTTCTCAGATCATCC
It encodes:
- the LOC130504265 gene encoding putative F-box/kelch-repeat protein At2g44030; protein product: MMKKKKKSSSESLPPSFLSLPYDIVFNTLARISRTNYPILSLVSKRFRSLLASPDLDAARSLVGRPEKYLHVCLNLNNNNNNNPNPSWFILSQRKLIPTPSFPYRHLKSSSVVSTGTETYVIGGGLVVNGSKKRSERVFLIDCKTHQWRKLPNMRLPRKEAVVEVMDGKIFVIGGCSGKYSTKDENYGEVYDPNTQTWEPTSATTLDLPNHTKQQHDTSSTRPSSVETENNLWLGAIVRNGELRCGVWFRWSKVVGLEAISSNYLISVTNSCHDKSVVVWWKTNYAEECKTEIWCAQILIEICDPMKIRGFIEWSQSVFTFQGCHDSDELLLHSALVTHDF